In Halanaerobium praevalens DSM 2228, the DNA window TGATTTAATAATTATCTTAATTCATTAATATAAGGGTTTAAAGCTTGCTCTAAACTTATCATAGCATCAATTAATTTATTATGAATTAACTCCCATTTATCCCCATCTCTATAACCACCTAAATTAATTTTTTTACTAATACGACATGCTCTTTTTCCTTCAAGTTTTTCCCAATTTAAATCTTCACCAAATATATTTTCAATTTCTTCTTTATGAGATTTCAATTTTTCAAATATCCTATAATTTTCTTCTTGAGATTCCTTACCCTTATCTATATATAATTTTACTGCAGCTGCATGCTGGGTTACAGTATATTTATATCTAAGACCACTTATTCCAGCTCCAGTTGCTATCCAACTATAAGTTGATGCAGAAATAGAAGAATGTAAATCTGTTTTATCTTTTGCTCGTTCTAAAAGTTGTTCCCAAAAGTAATTACGAATTTTATGTCTTTCTGCCATTTCTTTCTTCTTTTCCCCAACCTCTTTTGACTCTTCACTAGGGCCAACAATCAATGTGAATAAAGGTGCTGGATTAGAATCTTCAATTTTAATAGCTTCAATTTTAAAAAGATAAAAATCTGCAGCAGAAGATTCATTAAGCCAAGTTATTGTAGAAATATGTTCAGGCCGACCTTCTGAAACGATCCATATTCCAATCTTCGCTTCAAATGCTGTTAAATATGTTAATAACTTACCTAAATGATCATGATCACTTTTTTCAAGTTGGTTTTCTATAACTACAACATTTCCAGTTTCATCTTCTCCAACTATATCAACACTAAAATTACCAGCAGGTTGTTCTGATTCTGGGTTTGTTAAATTGATGTCTTCAAGTTCATTAGATAAAACATCAATATTATCTTTCAGCCAAGATGTAAAATCATAAGCTTCATGTTTCCAAATATCTCTTAAAGGTAATCGATCTATTCTAGCGATTGACATAATATAACCTCCCTCTTTCTTTAAATTAATAAGATAGCATGTTTATATTAATTTATTTTTATTTATTTTGAACTATTAGGATTTAATTGATTAGCATGGTTATCTGTTGCAGCTTTATAATCATCATTATTATGACTTAAATCAGTATTGTTTGAATTGAGTTGGTTTGCATGATGATCTTGATTCTTTTGATCATTTTTACCCATAATATTCATCTCCTTTCTTATGATTTCAACATGCTATCTTATAAAAAGTATAATTATCAAATTTTTGTTAAACATCTAATTAAGGAATTTTATATATCAACATTAATTTCTTTTAAATTATCTTCAAGATTAAAATCCATAATTAACTTATTTTCATTTTAATAAGTTTTAAAAATATATCTCCCGATGTACTAATTCTTTATGTCTGAGACCATTTTTGCTGTTTTCAATTTTTAATGCTTTAAAAGTCTTATCTTCTTTTTTAATCTGATCAACTAATAATAAGCCTTCGATTTCTATTTTAGCTTGACTTATATCAAAATATTTTTTGTTGCTGTCCTTAATCAGATAAATATAATCCAAAAGTTCTTTCAGACCATTCTTAGCAGTTTCATGATTTCTTGTATGTTTTACTTCAGCTAAAATAATCTTTTTTAAACTATTATCACTTCTGTTTCTAATTTCAATTATTATATCAGGTCTACCGCTCCAGTAACTGCTGCTGATTTCAGAATTAAAAATACTAGATATTTTTTTAGCATTTTTATAGCTTAAAGCTTTTCTCTTTAGATAAGAATTACTGCTATTATTTATTTCATTTAAATCTACATTCCAATTTAACTCTTTAGAAGCAGTTGAGTCATGATAAAGGCTGTACTTATAATTACCTCTAAGCCATTCAGCAGTTAGATTACTGTTGCCATCTAATAAGTTAAGTTTATATCCTTTTGCATTGACCCTAAGCAATTTTATTACCCAGTAAAGCTCAAATAAAACACTGTCTTTTTCTGGTTTAATAAAACTATTTCTTAAAAGTTCAAGTATTTCTTTGCTTTCTTCATCTCTATCTTTCCAGCTGTTATTTTCAATATAGTCTAAATAAAATTCTAATAATTCAGCAGCTTTTTGATATAAATAATTTCTGCTCTTTTTAGTGTCCGCAATCATTCTTTCACTTATTATTGTATTATCTAAACTAATTTTCTTTAGGTAAACATTTTTACTCATAATTTGCTCAAACTTTTTGAATAAGCCGTCATTATTAAACCAGTCCCCTATGTGTTAGACGTCCTATGTCAAGTTAAAAATTACCATGGTAGAAAATGGTATTGTTTTTAAGCATAAGGATATCCCAAGATTAAATATTAGAATTTTAATTACTGCTAAAACATTTATATAAATCTAAATCAACCAGCTTTATTAAACATCTCATAGCTAATATTTTCTGGTAATTTGTAAGTCGATCTATCTCTCATCATAGCATAAATAATATCAACTAGACGTCTTTGTAAACAAATTAGAGCTATCTTTTTTGATTTTCCCTCTTTTAGTTTTTTCTGGTAATAACTATAAGAAGCAGGATTCTTATTGTTACCAATCTGCTGAAAGGCCAGCATATAAAAAGCATGATTTAAATCGCGACAGCCATATTTTTTAAGGTTTAAGCTTTTAGAAGTTCCTGAACTATGTTCTACAGGAGCTAAACCTGCATAACGGGCTAATTTACTGGCTGAATCAAATCTATCAATATTTTTAATGTTTGAAATGAACATTGCAGCCATTTTAAAACCAATGCCAGGCATAGTTGTAAGTTGATATTGACTTTTTTCAACAGAACTTTTAAGCTTTTGATTAATTTTATTTAGGGATTCAGAAAGTAATTTTAACTGTTTAATTAGGCTTTTTATAATTGTTGTTCTAGCCTTGGCATCAGCCGCTTTCTTTTTATCTTTATTTACTAATGAAAGTATTGTAGCTGCCTTATCATTACCTATAGATTTCACCTGTTTTTTTAGAAATTTATTTAGTCTATCTTCTGCATAGTAATTCAGATCAGACGGGTAAGGGAATTCTTCAAAAAATGCAAGCCCTGTTTTACAAAATGGATTACTAAAGAATTTTTGATATTGAGAATATTGTTGATGAATTAAATTATGAAGACGATTTTTTATTTTAGTCTTTTCTTTAACCATGGTTTGGCGTTGATCGTTAAGATGTTTTATTGCTTTAAAATTAGCGTCATAAAAAGCATCAGGCAGTTCATTGAAGTCTGTTATTAATACATTAGCAATAGCTTCAGCATCCACTTCATCAGATTTGTCAGGATTAGTACTGTGATGTCTTTCTCTTTTGGTTAAAGCCGGGTTAACTTCTTTAACAGTATATCCTTTATCTAAAAGCCATTGAGATAGAGAATGACCTAAACCTTGAGTATCTTCTAATCCAAAAAGAAGATTTTTGTCAGGAGATTTAACAGATCTGATCTCCTGAATAAACTTTTTAAACTTAGCTGGGTTATTAGGTGTTTCAATTGAAGCAATTTTTTGATGAACACAGCTTAAAACACAGGCAGTATGTTGGTTTTTATGGGTGTCCACACCAACAAATACATGGTTTTGTAGTTTCATGAAGATCAACTCCTTATGTTAAATTATTTAAATTATCATCAGACGTACCCTATTGGATTAGCGTTGATTCGCAGTGTCCTATTTGACGTCTCTGATGATGGTAATAGGTGGATGGCAGTCTAACACTAAGCGTTTCTTTGAATAATCAAAGCCGCAAGGATAGTTTAGAGCCCAATCCACCTATTAAACTTATCTTAGATTTAGTATATCAAACCTTAAAATAGTAGCAATTTATTTAATAAAATTAATTTCTTGATTTTAGAATAACACAATAGGCTAGTTGTCGTGAGGCACAAAATCTGTTTATAATAGAGTAACGACAATAAAACCTGAGGAGAATTACTATGCCAAGAAAAGTTTATCCTAAAAAATTAAAAGAATCCATATTTAAAAGACTGACTCCACCTAATGCTGAAAAAGTTCCTG includes these proteins:
- a CDS encoding DUF4268 domain-containing protein, with amino-acid sequence MSIARIDRLPLRDIWKHEAYDFTSWLKDNIDVLSNELEDINLTNPESEQPAGNFSVDIVGEDETGNVVVIENQLEKSDHDHLGKLLTYLTAFEAKIGIWIVSEGRPEHISTITWLNESSAADFYLFKIEAIKIEDSNPAPLFTLIVGPSEESKEVGEKKKEMAERHKIRNYFWEQLLERAKDKTDLHSSISASTYSWIATGAGISGLRYKYTVTQHAAAVKLYIDKGKESQEENYRIFEKLKSHKEEIENIFGEDLNWEKLEGKRACRISKKINLGGYRDGDKWELIHNKLIDAMISLEQALNPYINELR
- a CDS encoding IS110 family transposase, producing MKLQNHVFVGVDTHKNQHTACVLSCVHQKIASIETPNNPAKFKKFIQEIRSVKSPDKNLLFGLEDTQGLGHSLSQWLLDKGYTVKEVNPALTKRERHHSTNPDKSDEVDAEAIANVLITDFNELPDAFYDANFKAIKHLNDQRQTMVKEKTKIKNRLHNLIHQQYSQYQKFFSNPFCKTGLAFFEEFPYPSDLNYYAEDRLNKFLKKQVKSIGNDKAATILSLVNKDKKKAADAKARTTIIKSLIKQLKLLSESLNKINQKLKSSVEKSQYQLTTMPGIGFKMAAMFISNIKNIDRFDSASKLARYAGLAPVEHSSGTSKSLNLKKYGCRDLNHAFYMLAFQQIGNNKNPASYSYYQKKLKEGKSKKIALICLQRRLVDIIYAMMRDRSTYKLPENISYEMFNKAG